A stretch of Lentibacillus sp. JNUCC-1 DNA encodes these proteins:
- a CDS encoding sporulation histidine kinase inhibitor Sda, with protein MKNLSDDLLIESYFKARELHLSPDFVALIEKEIEKRQLTLPIEQSHST; from the coding sequence ATGAAAAATTTATCGGATGACCTGCTGATCGAATCCTATTTCAAAGCACGAGAATTACATTTAAGCCCGGATTTTGTGGCGCTCATTGAAAAGGAAATAGAGAAACGACAGTTAACGCTTCCCATTGAACAGTCCCATTCCACATAA
- a CDS encoding YqeG family HAD IIIA-type phosphatase: MFKYFLPNEHVKTVFDIQPEQLIEQGIKGIITDLDNTLVPWDVKNATDEVIAWLHQMEAAGIKVTILSNNKLERVKVFSEPLGTPYVFSARKPLKRAFKQVARKMELRKEEIVVIGDQLLTDVLGGNMAGLYTILVVPIVKTDGFFTRFNRKVERRILAYMRKKGKITWEE; encoded by the coding sequence TTGTTTAAGTATTTTTTGCCCAATGAACATGTAAAAACTGTATTTGATATACAACCTGAACAGCTAATTGAGCAAGGTATAAAAGGAATTATTACTGATCTTGATAATACACTCGTTCCATGGGATGTCAAGAATGCTACTGATGAGGTAATAGCCTGGCTTCACCAGATGGAAGCAGCAGGCATTAAAGTAACGATTCTTTCCAATAATAAACTTGAGCGTGTTAAAGTATTTTCAGAGCCGTTGGGAACACCTTATGTATTCAGTGCTCGCAAACCTTTGAAACGTGCATTTAAACAAGTTGCTCGGAAAATGGAATTAAGGAAAGAGGAAATTGTTGTAATAGGTGACCAGCTTTTGACAGATGTTCTTGGAGGCAACATGGCAGGGCTTTATACCATACTGGTCGTCCCTATAGTTAAAACAGATGGATTCTTTACACGATTTAACCGTAAAGTTGAACGTCGTATTCTGGCATACATGCGCAAAAAAGGTAAAATCACCTGGGAGGAATAA
- the yqeH gene encoding ribosome biogenesis GTPase YqeH, with protein sequence MDELICQGCGVTLQTTDKNKAGYTPASALEREIVLCQRCFRLKHYNESQEVSVSDDDFLQMVSSIRNANGLVVHLIDLFDVEGSLLKNLHRIVGNSPVVLVANKVDLLPKSINVYKLEKWLRSSAKNVGVRVKDVFLISAKKGHGVVELAQAIENERNTEDVYIVGTTNVGKSTFINRLIKHSTGEGDVITTSYFPGTTLGFIEIPLDETSVLIDTPGIVNKQQLVHYVSDKDLKIITPDKEIKPRVYQLNPEQTLFIGGLARVDFIKGERQSFVCYFANDLAIHRTKLEKAEALFEEHLGGLLSPPDAETLAILPEFKSHDYRLPEEKTDIVLPGLGWISVPSTGASVRVHIPEEATVTLRQSLL encoded by the coding sequence ATGGACGAACTGATATGTCAGGGGTGTGGTGTTACACTGCAGACAACTGATAAAAACAAAGCGGGTTATACACCTGCCTCAGCACTGGAAAGAGAAATCGTCTTATGCCAGCGTTGTTTTAGACTGAAACATTATAATGAATCTCAAGAGGTATCTGTCTCAGACGATGACTTTCTTCAAATGGTCAGTTCAATCCGAAATGCTAATGGACTGGTCGTGCATCTGATTGACCTTTTTGACGTAGAAGGGTCACTTCTGAAAAATCTTCATCGTATAGTGGGCAACAGTCCTGTTGTGCTTGTGGCCAATAAAGTAGATCTTTTGCCAAAATCAATTAATGTCTATAAACTGGAAAAATGGTTGCGTTCTTCCGCTAAGAATGTCGGTGTGCGCGTCAAGGACGTCTTTTTGATTTCAGCTAAGAAGGGTCACGGGGTTGTTGAACTCGCGCAGGCTATTGAAAACGAACGTAATACAGAAGACGTATATATTGTAGGAACAACCAATGTAGGAAAATCGACGTTTATTAACCGTTTGATTAAACATTCAACTGGGGAAGGGGATGTGATTACAACTTCCTATTTCCCAGGTACAACGCTCGGGTTCATAGAAATTCCACTTGACGAAACAAGTGTATTAATTGATACTCCGGGAATTGTAAATAAACAACAGCTTGTGCACTATGTATCAGATAAAGACTTGAAAATTATCACGCCCGATAAAGAAATCAAGCCAAGGGTATATCAATTAAATCCCGAACAAACCTTATTTATTGGAGGTTTGGCCAGAGTGGACTTTATTAAAGGTGAGCGTCAATCATTCGTTTGCTATTTTGCTAATGACCTGGCCATTCACCGGACGAAACTTGAAAAAGCAGAGGCTTTATTTGAAGAACATTTAGGGGGGCTTTTGTCACCTCCTGATGCTGAAACACTGGCCATTTTGCCTGAATTTAAATCACATGATTACAGGCTGCCTGAAGAAAAAACGGATATTGTACTGCCGGGATTGGGCTGGATCAGCGTTCCGAGCACAGGGGCCTCTGTCAGAGTTCATATTCCCGAGGAAGCGACTGTAACATTGCGACAATCATTATTATAG
- the aroE gene encoding shikimate dehydrogenase yields the protein MTFKLALIGHPVKHSASPGIHKQFLGQTGLKGSYNLLEIPPEQFETETLTQLKNEQWNGFNVTVPYKQKILPYLDHIDAAAERIGAVNTIVQLNGKWTGYNTDGEGFIEALNHSFPVQMANRDLQILLIGAGGATRAIYDTLVQNGYRFIDVANRTTETAKSLVNQLSKPHTETVCKTLQEAESVLDHYDVIVQTTSVGMKPASDRAVISLERIKPSAIVSDIVYQPIETSLLRQARLHGANVHYGHQMLLYQAKHAFKLWTGQTPEVTDLAQKMYLELEGG from the coding sequence ATGACTTTTAAACTTGCGTTGATTGGCCATCCTGTAAAACATTCCGCTTCACCCGGAATCCACAAACAATTCCTGGGTCAGACAGGACTTAAGGGCTCTTATAACTTATTAGAAATCCCTCCTGAACAATTCGAAACTGAAACGCTGACTCAGTTAAAGAACGAACAATGGAATGGTTTCAATGTAACCGTGCCATATAAACAGAAAATATTGCCTTATTTAGATCATATAGATGCTGCAGCTGAGCGGATTGGAGCTGTTAATACAATTGTCCAGTTAAATGGTAAGTGGACAGGGTATAATACTGATGGAGAAGGCTTTATCGAGGCTTTAAATCACAGTTTTCCTGTTCAAATGGCTAACCGGGATTTGCAAATTCTGCTTATAGGTGCAGGTGGTGCCACAAGAGCAATTTATGATACTCTTGTACAAAATGGGTACAGATTTATAGACGTGGCCAACAGGACCACAGAAACTGCAAAATCTCTGGTCAATCAATTGAGCAAGCCGCATACAGAAACTGTATGTAAAACTCTGCAAGAAGCTGAGTCGGTTCTTGATCACTATGATGTCATTGTTCAAACGACATCAGTTGGTATGAAACCCGCATCAGACCGTGCAGTCATATCACTTGAACGGATAAAGCCATCCGCGATTGTCAGCGATATTGTATATCAGCCGATTGAGACAAGCCTGTTAAGGCAAGCAAGATTACACGGAGCCAATGTTCATTATGGTCACCAGATGTTGCTTTATCAGGCCAAGCATGCATTTAAGTTGTGGACGGGGCAAACGCCGGAAGTTACGGACTTGGCCCAAAAAATGTATTTGGAATTGGAAGGTGGATAA
- the yhbY gene encoding ribosome assembly RNA-binding protein YhbY has protein sequence MLTGKQKRYLRSHANQIKPIFQVGKTGVNDNMLTQISEALEKRELLKVSVLNNCLEDKDVVAEQLSKGTGAEIVQIIGNNIVLYKESKENKQLELP, from the coding sequence ATGTTGACAGGGAAACAAAAACGTTATTTGCGTAGTCATGCCAATCAAATTAAACCAATCTTTCAAGTTGGTAAAACAGGCGTTAACGATAATATGCTTACGCAAATTTCCGAAGCTCTTGAAAAGAGAGAACTACTGAAAGTCAGTGTCCTTAATAATTGTCTTGAAGATAAAGATGTTGTTGCTGAACAACTCTCAAAAGGCACTGGTGCAGAAATTGTGCAAATCATCGGTAATAATATTGTGCTTTACAAAGAGTCTAAGGAAAATAAACAATTGGAGCTGCCTTAA
- a CDS encoding nicotinate-nucleotide adenylyltransferase has product MTNDEKIGLLGGTFDPPHTGHLLIAEGVRDALQLDEVWFIPTYEAPHKQSSGTGVDSRLQMLKQAIKTNQNFYINDIEIERKGVSYTVDTVTLLREKHHDVQFHFIIGADIVEYLPHWHEIERLLDLVKFIGVGRPGYKMKTDYPIIEADVPLMDISSTDVRRRVKEGQTIKYLVPECVETYIYKRRLYEQK; this is encoded by the coding sequence ATAACAAATGATGAAAAAATTGGACTACTAGGTGGTACTTTTGACCCGCCGCACACAGGACATTTATTGATTGCAGAAGGCGTGCGTGATGCATTGCAACTAGATGAGGTATGGTTTATTCCAACCTATGAAGCGCCGCACAAACAAAGCTCTGGGACGGGTGTTGACAGCCGTCTTCAAATGCTTAAACAGGCCATTAAAACAAATCAAAATTTCTATATTAATGATATTGAAATAGAACGAAAAGGTGTGTCATATACTGTTGACACAGTGACATTATTACGAGAAAAGCACCATGACGTACAATTTCATTTTATAATTGGTGCTGATATAGTTGAATATTTGCCCCATTGGCATGAGATTGAAAGATTATTGGATCTTGTAAAGTTTATTGGTGTTGGACGTCCAGGATATAAAATGAAGACAGATTATCCGATCATCGAGGCAGATGTGCCGCTGATGGATATTTCATCCACCGATGTGAGACGTCGTGTTAAAGAAGGCCAGACGATTAAGTATCTGGTGCCGGAATGTGTTGAAACTTATATTTACAAGAGGCGATTATATGAACAGAAATGA
- the yqeK gene encoding bis(5'-nucleosyl)-tetraphosphatase (symmetrical) YqeK, producing MNRNDAINIVKPVLTEVRYEHTLRVADTAVMLAEAHQGSIRQAELAGLLHDYAKYHSKQEMVRWIKSTTLPKDLLDYHHELWHAPVGAKMLRLIHGVTDRAVLDAIYYHTTGRAHMTQLDMIVFVADYTEPGRDFPGVDQVREASRNDLVYASWLALKNTVIYLAGNESGIYPDTLHAYNDLTKYVKGGQ from the coding sequence ATGAACAGAAATGACGCCATTAATATTGTTAAACCTGTACTTACTGAAGTCCGTTATGAGCATACATTACGTGTAGCTGATACAGCTGTTATGCTTGCAGAAGCGCATCAGGGCTCAATCAGACAAGCAGAACTTGCTGGTCTCTTGCATGATTATGCCAAATATCATTCGAAACAGGAGATGGTGCGGTGGATTAAATCCACGACATTGCCAAAAGACCTTCTTGATTACCATCATGAATTATGGCATGCACCTGTTGGAGCGAAGATGTTGCGATTAATCCATGGGGTGACAGACAGGGCTGTTTTGGATGCTATTTATTATCATACAACCGGTCGTGCCCATATGACGCAATTGGATATGATTGTATTTGTAGCAGATTATACAGAACCAGGACGGGATTTCCCTGGTGTTGATCAGGTACGGGAGGCTTCTCGGAATGACTTGGTATATGCAAGTTGGCTTGCACTTAAAAACACTGTCATATACCTTGCTGGCAATGAATCAGGCATTTATCCCGATACGCTTCATGCTTATAACGACTTAACTAAATATGTAAAGGGTGGTCAATAA
- the rsfS gene encoding ribosome silencing factor, whose protein sequence is MVQLAAQACDEKRGEDIVALDMKDVSLVADYFLICHGNSERQVQAIAKGIKDTLEENGAHVKRLEGYEQARWVLVDTGDVVCHVFHKDDRTYYNLERLWGDADHVHLNLDRNDTYGI, encoded by the coding sequence ATGGTGCAGCTTGCGGCTCAGGCCTGTGATGAAAAACGCGGTGAAGATATTGTTGCTCTTGACATGAAAGACGTCTCGCTCGTTGCTGACTATTTTTTAATTTGTCATGGCAATAGTGAACGACAGGTCCAGGCAATCGCTAAAGGCATAAAAGATACGTTGGAAGAAAACGGAGCTCATGTTAAGCGGCTGGAAGGCTATGAACAGGCCCGTTGGGTGTTGGTCGATACTGGTGACGTTGTCTGTCATGTTTTCCATAAAGATGACCGTACTTATTACAACCTCGAGCGTTTGTGGGGCGATGCAGATCATGTGCATTTGAATTTAGACCGGAATGACACCTATGGCATATGA
- a CDS encoding class I SAM-dependent DNA methyltransferase yields MTPMAYEQMASVYDTLMEEAPYGNWVAFTKALFSHETSEVKNVIDLGCGTGKITTGLAASGYNMTGVDFSSAMLSQADQHAQMANVNINWICQDLRELNIGFEMDAAVSYCDVMNYITTEKELLHVFQNTSEILKPGGLFVFDVHSLFHVEQHCINQTFADVTDSASYIWFCLEGEEAGEMYHDLTFFKKSGDVYKKFTELHHQRTFPVKVYKNLLKQSGFHFCHLYGDFSLKSNNVTDETERFFIVARKQAGK; encoded by the coding sequence ATGACACCTATGGCATATGAGCAAATGGCTTCAGTCTATGACACGCTTATGGAAGAAGCCCCATATGGCAATTGGGTGGCGTTTACGAAAGCACTATTCAGTCATGAAACCTCGGAAGTGAAAAATGTAATTGATCTTGGGTGCGGCACAGGGAAAATAACTACTGGACTCGCTGCTTCAGGATACAATATGACGGGTGTTGATTTTTCTTCAGCGATGTTAAGCCAGGCTGATCAGCATGCACAAATGGCAAATGTAAATATCAACTGGATTTGTCAGGATCTCCGTGAATTGAATATAGGTTTTGAAATGGATGCAGCTGTCAGCTATTGTGATGTGATGAATTATATTACGACAGAAAAAGAACTGTTGCACGTTTTTCAGAACACATCAGAAATATTAAAACCAGGTGGCTTATTTGTATTTGATGTGCACTCATTATTCCATGTTGAACAACATTGTATTAATCAAACGTTTGCGGACGTTACGGATTCCGCCAGTTATATATGGTTTTGTCTGGAAGGTGAAGAAGCCGGGGAGATGTATCATGACTTAACGTTCTTTAAAAAGTCAGGAGATGTGTACAAAAAATTTACGGAATTACACCACCAGCGGACGTTTCCAGTCAAAGTATACAAAAATTTATTAAAACAATCAGGGTTCCATTTTTGTCATTTATATGGTGATTTTTCTTTGAAATCCAATAATGTGACAGATGAAACAGAAAGATTCTTCATAGTTGCACGTAAACAGGCCGGAAAATAA
- a CDS encoding SLBB domain-containing protein codes for MIPVLKKHFFLLIVAVVGILVLVLPRDVDQGVIPEDDTVTAASDHSSTDTPLKNEQSFIMVDVKGEVRAPGVYEAEPGMRVHDLIDQAGGSQRRQMKQLSILPKKFKMKW; via the coding sequence ATGATTCCCGTGTTGAAAAAACACTTTTTTCTTCTTATTGTTGCCGTGGTCGGAATTCTGGTTTTGGTATTGCCGCGTGATGTGGATCAAGGTGTGATTCCAGAAGACGATACGGTGACTGCTGCCTCCGATCATTCTTCCACCGATACGCCTCTTAAGAATGAACAATCCTTCATCATGGTTGATGTTAAAGGTGAAGTGCGAGCACCAGGTGTGTATGAAGCAGAGCCGGGAATGAGAGTTCATGACTTAATTGATCAAGCTGGGGGTTCACAGAGAAGGCAAATGAAGCAGCTGTCAATCTTGCCCAAAAAGTTCAAGATGAAATGGTGA
- a CDS encoding ComEA family DNA-binding protein — translation MVILIPHQEDNAMDAVGVSASSQADKVRINYADKAEVETLPGIGPSKAAAIIAHREEHGLFRTVEDLLEVSGIGEKTLDNIKDALQVP, via the coding sequence ATGGTGATTCTTATTCCGCATCAGGAAGACAATGCCATGGATGCAGTAGGTGTATCTGCATCTTCCCAAGCAGATAAAGTGCGTATCAACTATGCCGACAAGGCAGAGGTTGAAACACTGCCAGGTATTGGTCCCTCAAAAGCAGCTGCGATCATTGCTCACCGTGAAGAACATGGCCTTTTCCGTACAGTGGAGGATTTACTCGAGGTGAGTGGCATCGGTGAAAAAACATTAGACAATATTAAAGATGCTCTCCAAGTTCCTTAA
- a CDS encoding ComE operon protein 2, with protein MERISWDQYFMAQSHLLALRSTCTRLMVGATIVRDKRIIAGGYNGSVSGGVHCIDDDCYVIDGHCVRTVHAEANALLQCAKFGVPTENAEIYVTHFPCLQCSKQIIQSGIKAVYYAEDYRNHPYAVELFREAGVKTEKVVLNDLMVDQDFRKKQTYVHKLLQTLEPFVDESSFHTYKQEAEQLFKP; from the coding sequence ATGGAACGAATCTCCTGGGATCAATATTTTATGGCTCAAAGCCATTTACTCGCTTTACGAAGCACGTGTACGCGGCTAATGGTCGGTGCCACAATCGTAAGAGATAAAAGAATTATTGCTGGAGGATACAACGGCAGCGTTTCAGGTGGTGTACACTGTATTGACGATGACTGCTATGTGATCGATGGGCATTGTGTCAGAACCGTGCATGCTGAAGCCAATGCATTGCTCCAGTGTGCAAAATTTGGAGTGCCGACTGAGAATGCAGAAATATACGTCACCCATTTTCCGTGCCTCCAATGTTCTAAGCAAATCATTCAAAGCGGCATTAAAGCCGTGTATTATGCCGAAGATTATCGTAACCATCCGTATGCTGTAGAGTTGTTTCGTGAAGCCGGTGTTAAAACAGAAAAAGTCGTCTTAAACGACCTGATGGTTGATCAGGATTTTCGTAAGAAGCAAACCTATGTTCATAAACTGCTTCAAACCTTGGAACCATTTGTTGATGAGAGTTCGTTTCATACATATAAGCAGGAAGCAGAGCAGCTGTTTAAGCCTTAA
- a CDS encoding DNA internalization-related competence protein ComEC/Rec2 → MTGYWHITAIIMTCTVVITYILQQTWLLFALLIWMGILYYQKRINPIVMIVSMLLMIYVLFLMPHPKPLQDESPLTAPLTGKITSQVKYTSKKTEFTFRTNHTNTLIQVVYFPADNEQPHTLFPDLKHGAVCNVHANSERPSTSTNPAEFNYREYLAKQNIHHQIILQSPHDIACTSESYLNKVFEISHFFQGLIDSTYHSETSAWVKGLVFGDDSGIDKEHLELFRRWSLSHLLAISGLHVGLVMALIYFLLVRLGLFTKEKAGWVMLTFLPLYALMAGGAPSVWRAALMAGLFILMQKWKLVGSLTDVLSVILIIVVGFNPFIIYHIGFQFSFLVTFGLLLSRSWLSETSNSPFYTLLKIGFISQMMILPLQIIYFYTFNPLSILLNVLVVPYFTFFVIPFMFILLAFAPITVLAHKLEMLFVIVHQQILNVLYWVDAHMYAPFTVGTIPIFSAVIYYVFLLWMMHELEGKHYFKAFARGSALVLLLVVLTLRPYVSQTGTVTMLDIGQGDALVIELPYRKGVIVIDAGAQVSFGNIDKSDKVYNQIIKPFLLSKGIDHVDAVFLTHRDWDHIGSVDALVGEFSVGTIYISDYYEIQSDSFKIWAEHAGNVKRVRQGMSLQIGSQPFTILSPGRDWGSPNENSLVLLTELGNSTWLFTGDAGEKVENDIVTAFPDLKIDVLKIGHHGSRTSTKSRFIQEVQPGYGLISAGRNNRYGHPAPEVLEVLDTYGVHVLRTDKDGAVIFQYQDDGGRFLKYVR, encoded by the coding sequence GTGACGGGTTATTGGCATATCACTGCAATCATTATGACATGCACGGTGGTGATTACTTATATTTTACAGCAAACTTGGCTTCTGTTTGCCCTTTTAATTTGGATGGGGATTCTATATTATCAGAAGCGCATCAATCCTATTGTGATGATTGTTTCAATGCTCTTGATGATTTATGTCCTTTTTTTAATGCCCCATCCGAAACCTCTTCAAGATGAGAGCCCTCTGACAGCCCCACTTACTGGCAAAATCACCTCACAAGTTAAATACACTTCCAAAAAAACCGAGTTTACTTTCCGAACAAACCACACGAATACCTTGATTCAGGTCGTTTACTTTCCAGCAGATAATGAACAGCCTCATACCCTCTTTCCTGATCTTAAGCATGGCGCGGTTTGTAATGTTCACGCAAATTCTGAACGCCCTTCTACCAGCACCAACCCCGCTGAATTTAATTACAGAGAATATTTAGCTAAGCAAAACATCCATCACCAGATTATTCTTCAATCTCCTCATGATATAGCATGCACCAGCGAATCATATCTGAACAAAGTTTTTGAAATAAGTCATTTCTTTCAAGGACTTATCGATTCAACTTATCATTCCGAGACGAGTGCCTGGGTGAAAGGGCTTGTTTTTGGAGATGATTCTGGAATTGACAAAGAGCATCTTGAGTTATTCAGGCGATGGAGTCTATCGCATCTGCTGGCAATTTCAGGCCTTCATGTTGGTCTAGTCATGGCTTTGATTTATTTCCTTTTGGTCCGCTTAGGCCTTTTTACTAAAGAAAAAGCAGGGTGGGTAATGCTAACATTTCTGCCACTCTATGCTTTAATGGCAGGGGGAGCACCTTCTGTTTGGCGGGCAGCCCTGATGGCTGGGCTGTTTATTTTAATGCAGAAGTGGAAGCTAGTGGGAAGTTTAACGGATGTTCTGAGTGTTATATTAATTATTGTAGTTGGTTTTAATCCATTTATTATTTATCATATCGGGTTTCAGTTTTCTTTTCTTGTTACATTCGGTCTCTTGTTATCCAGAAGCTGGTTGTCTGAAACATCAAATTCCCCGTTCTATACATTGTTGAAAATCGGCTTTATATCTCAAATGATGATTCTGCCGTTGCAAATTATATATTTCTATACATTTAACCCCTTATCCATTTTGCTCAATGTGTTGGTCGTTCCCTATTTCACCTTCTTTGTAATTCCTTTTATGTTTATCCTACTCGCTTTTGCACCGATAACAGTTCTTGCTCATAAGCTTGAAATGTTGTTCGTGATTGTTCATCAGCAAATTTTGAATGTATTGTACTGGGTCGATGCACATATGTATGCGCCATTTACTGTGGGCACAATACCGATTTTTTCGGCTGTGATCTATTATGTGTTTCTATTATGGATGATGCATGAATTAGAAGGGAAGCATTATTTCAAAGCCTTTGCCCGGGGAAGTGCACTTGTGTTGTTATTAGTCGTGCTCACTTTAAGACCATATGTGTCTCAGACAGGCACTGTTACGATGCTTGATATTGGTCAAGGTGATGCACTGGTGATCGAACTCCCTTATAGGAAAGGTGTTATTGTCATTGATGCAGGAGCCCAGGTTAGCTTTGGGAACATTGATAAGTCTGACAAGGTATACAACCAAATTATTAAACCATTTTTATTATCAAAGGGAATTGATCACGTTGATGCTGTTTTCCTAACACATCGCGATTGGGATCATATTGGAAGTGTGGATGCTCTTGTGGGAGAGTTTTCAGTAGGAACAATTTATATAAGCGATTATTATGAAATCCAATCTGATTCTTTCAAAATATGGGCGGAGCACGCCGGAAATGTCAAGCGTGTCAGACAAGGTATGAGCCTTCAAATTGGAAGCCAGCCCTTTACAATTTTATCGCCTGGGCGGGATTGGGGCTCGCCAAATGAGAATTCACTCGTACTCCTGACAGAATTAGGCAACTCAACATGGTTGTTTACAGGAGATGCAGGGGAAAAAGTGGAGAACGACATTGTTACTGCATTTCCGGATTTGAAAATTGATGTTCTCAAGATCGGACATCATGGGAGTCGAACATCGACTAAATCACGATTTATTCAAGAAGTTCAACCTGGTTATGGCCTGATCTCAGCAGGACGAAACAATCGTTATGGTCATCCTGCACCTGAAGTCCTGGAGGTGCTCGACACATATGGTGTACATGTTCTAAGAACAGATAAAGACGGCGCAGTGATATTTCAATACCAAGATGATGGGGGACGTTTTCTTAAGTATGTTCGTTGA
- a CDS encoding YqzM family protein, which translates to MNEFEQDSQSKNNDVVDSIKGFGFSFVFFVLIFTIGVVISVIYS; encoded by the coding sequence ATGAACGAATTTGAACAAGATAGCCAATCGAAAAATAATGATGTCGTTGACTCCATTAAAGGATTTGGATTCTCGTTTGTATTTTTTGTCCTGATTTTCACTATAGGCGTTGTCATTAGCGTTATTTATTCCTAA
- the holA gene encoding DNA polymerase III subunit delta: MASFTETISDIKKGKVANVYLFYGTEAYFMQRLKNQLIKKVIQPGEEENMAAYNLEETPVQEMIADAETYPFFGEKKLIIANQPSFLQAKPKQLSFQHDVDLLDQYVKNPAPYTVVVLLADYEKIDKRKKINKALQKHGVTVSCEPIKPYEAKKWLQHMAGRVNVSIDQDAAELLEAELSTNLFMMQNEIEKLAFYAGDSGTITKEMAETLLAQSMEQTSLQLVEAVINGDLEQAISIHNHLLDMKEEPIAMVALLGYQFRTILQIKRLKEKGYSQGHMQKQLGVHPYVIKINAQREGRFTDDQLRNILIQLTQTDAVLKQGKMDKRLAFELLLYALVQARLQPN, from the coding sequence ATGGCATCTTTTACCGAAACAATCAGTGATATAAAAAAAGGCAAGGTTGCAAATGTTTATTTGTTTTATGGAACTGAAGCTTATTTTATGCAGCGTTTAAAAAACCAATTAATAAAAAAAGTTATTCAACCGGGCGAGGAAGAAAACATGGCTGCATATAATCTTGAGGAAACGCCGGTTCAGGAAATGATAGCAGATGCTGAAACGTATCCGTTTTTTGGCGAGAAAAAGTTAATTATTGCTAATCAGCCGTCTTTTTTACAGGCAAAACCAAAGCAGCTGTCTTTTCAGCATGATGTTGATTTGCTTGATCAATATGTTAAAAACCCTGCGCCATACACAGTAGTCGTTCTGCTTGCAGATTATGAAAAAATTGACAAGCGTAAGAAAATCAATAAAGCTTTGCAAAAACACGGGGTCACGGTATCGTGTGAACCGATTAAGCCGTATGAAGCAAAAAAATGGCTCCAGCACATGGCAGGTCGTGTGAATGTGTCAATCGATCAAGATGCAGCTGAATTGCTTGAAGCTGAATTATCGACTAATTTATTCATGATGCAAAATGAAATAGAGAAGCTTGCTTTTTATGCAGGAGATAGCGGCACCATAACGAAGGAAATGGCGGAAACACTACTGGCTCAATCAATGGAGCAGACTTCATTACAATTGGTTGAAGCGGTTATTAACGGCGATTTGGAGCAAGCCATCTCTATTCACAATCATTTATTGGATATGAAAGAAGAGCCGATTGCGATGGTGGCTTTGCTCGGCTATCAGTTCCGCACGATTTTGCAGATTAAACGGCTGAAAGAAAAAGGATACAGCCAAGGCCATATGCAAAAGCAATTAGGCGTTCATCCATATGTTATTAAAATCAATGCCCAAAGAGAAGGACGTTTCACCGATGATCAATTACGAAATATACTGATACAGCTCACACAAACAGATGCTGTACTTAAACAAGGGAAAATGGATAAGAGGCTGGCTTTTGAGCTGTTGCTTTATGCATTGGTACAGGCCAGACTACAGCCAAATTAA
- the rpsT gene encoding 30S ribosomal protein S20 — protein sequence MANIKSAIKRVDTNRKKHDLNQNYKSDMRTHIKRVEKLVAANDVEGAKKELVSTTRKIDKAVGKGVIHSNTGNRQKSRLAKLVQNA from the coding sequence ATGGCCAATATTAAATCTGCCATTAAACGTGTTGATACAAACAGAAAGAAGCATGATCTCAATCAGAATTATAAATCAGATATGCGCACACATATCAAACGTGTTGAGAAGCTTGTTGCTGCCAATGATGTTGAAGGTGCAAAAAAAGAATTGGTAAGCACCACGCGTAAGATTGATAAAGCTGTTGGTAAAGGTGTGATCCACAGCAATACAGGTAACCGTCAAAAATCACGGTTGGCAAAACTTGTTCAAAACGCATAA